A single Acidobacteriota bacterium DNA region contains:
- a CDS encoding sulfatase, whose product MTTHRLGTAALAVALVALTPLPVQAAEQPNILWIIVDDMSANLSSYGETVIETPHLDRLASRGVRFTNAYVTAPVCSPNRSAFITGMYQTSIGAHHHNSSQGELKIHLPPGIRPIPELFQEAGYYTAITGWPNTDRATIGKTHYNFEWDPAIYDGPDWSQRRPGQPFFAQVHLPGGKHRGRSLESFRQISDRVERLLGSRTEPSSVKLPPYYPNDPVLLADWAAYLDSVRLTDKFVGDVIERLEDEGDLEDTVVLFMTDHGISHARGKQFLYDEGMHVPLVIAGPTIEPGQVRDDLVEHIDIAALSLALAGIEIPDHMHARDILARDYQKRTAVFAARDRCDETVDYIRALRTTRFKYIRNFLPNRPHLQPNLYKDGKSIVIALREAHAAGTLNETQQLLFAPTRPAEELYDLSDDPFEVRNLAGDPKHQAQLKKLRKRLDDWIERTNDHGAESAAMYDSEMAAYSARVSANPESAAILSHNIALMKRWAAEGR is encoded by the coding sequence ATGACTACGCACCGCCTCGGGACCGCCGCTCTCGCTGTCGCGCTGGTAGCGCTGACGCCGCTTCCTGTCCAGGCAGCTGAGCAGCCGAACATCCTCTGGATCATCGTCGACGACATGTCGGCCAATCTCTCTTCCTACGGAGAAACCGTGATCGAGACGCCGCATCTCGATCGCCTGGCGAGCCGCGGAGTGCGCTTCACCAATGCGTACGTCACGGCGCCGGTCTGCTCGCCCAACCGCTCGGCGTTCATTACCGGGATGTACCAGACCTCCATCGGCGCCCATCACCACAACAGCAGCCAGGGAGAGCTGAAGATCCACCTGCCTCCCGGCATCCGGCCGATCCCCGAGCTGTTCCAGGAGGCCGGCTACTACACCGCGATCACCGGCTGGCCCAACACGGATCGAGCCACCATCGGGAAGACGCACTACAACTTCGAGTGGGACCCGGCCATCTACGACGGCCCCGACTGGAGTCAGCGTCGACCCGGGCAACCCTTCTTCGCCCAGGTCCACCTCCCCGGCGGAAAGCACCGCGGCCGATCGCTCGAGTCGTTCCGCCAGATCAGCGATCGCGTCGAGAGGCTGTTGGGGAGCAGGACAGAACCATCCAGCGTGAAGCTCCCTCCCTACTACCCGAACGATCCGGTCCTGCTGGCGGATTGGGCGGCCTACCTCGACTCGGTGCGGCTCACGGACAAGTTCGTCGGCGACGTCATCGAACGGCTCGAGGACGAGGGCGACCTCGAAGACACGGTCGTTCTCTTCATGACCGACCACGGAATCAGCCATGCCAGGGGGAAGCAGTTCCTCTACGACGAAGGCATGCACGTGCCCCTGGTCATCGCCGGACCGACGATCGAGCCCGGGCAGGTCCGCGACGACCTCGTGGAGCACATCGACATCGCGGCCCTTTCGCTCGCACTCGCCGGCATCGAGATTCCCGACCACATGCACGCGCGCGACATCCTCGCCCGGGACTACCAGAAGCGGACGGCGGTCTTCGCCGCTCGCGACCGCTGCGACGAGACGGTCGACTACATCAGGGCGCTACGGACGACGCGCTTCAAGTACATCCGCAACTTCCTGCCCAACCGCCCCCATCTGCAACCCAACCTCTACAAGGACGGAAAGAGCATTGTCATCGCGCTGCGGGAGGCTCATGCTGCCGGAACGTTGAACGAGACGCAGCAGCTTCTCTTCGCTCCCACTCGTCCCGCGGAGGAGCTCTATGACCTGTCGGACGACCCGTTCGAAGTCCGGAACCTGGCCGGCGATCCGAAGCACCAGGCGCAACTGAAGAAACTCAGGAAGCGCCTGGACGACTGGATCGAGCGCACGAACGACCATGGCGCGGAATCAGCAGCCATGTACGACAGCGAAATGGCCGCGTACTCCGCGCGCGTGAGCGCGAACCCCGAATCGGCTGCCATCCTCAGCCACAACATCGCCCTGATGAAGCGCTGGGCGGCCGAAGGCAGGTAG
- a CDS encoding sulfatase-like hydrolase/transferase, translated as MITRRQAVKSVAAASVGSAVGAAFSFAKTNRANLLFLCSDQHQTAASGCYGSSEAVTPHIDEIAADGVRFDRAYCNAPVCVPSRGSIITGLHPCRHGARILRDPLPNEARTVAHYFKDHGYVTGAIGKMHFVDETRRHGFDHRLYRADHDKRLTQAEQQAFRDDQYAAYPADGGYATGLSGSASTLPERYFQDTFYAEESVAFLRENKDRPFCLWSSFYMPHTPLVPAKQYWDMYDGVTLSLPERSDRELQDGFEGHLIRSRQRGWYDQKDDDLRDAIRGYYGNISQTDANVGRVFDTLRELGLDKNTVVVYTSDHGEMAGAHRTWTKHNMYEQSVSVPLIVRMPDRMEAGTARTQLIEHTDLLPTLTELCGLGSPSSGIDGRSFAPLVQGGAYTPREHAYSEYYFCHRSFTVDDRYVGKPPILMVRTGKWKLNYLSWARSELYDLEADPGEFNNVIDDTGNSGIVRELTAVAERLYAG; from the coding sequence ATGATCACACGACGACAGGCAGTCAAGAGCGTCGCCGCAGCGTCGGTGGGGTCCGCCGTGGGGGCCGCCTTCAGCTTCGCGAAGACGAACCGCGCGAATCTGCTGTTCCTGTGTTCCGATCAGCATCAGACCGCCGCGTCCGGCTGCTACGGCAGCAGCGAGGCCGTAACACCCCACATCGACGAGATCGCCGCCGACGGCGTCCGCTTCGACCGCGCCTACTGCAACGCGCCCGTCTGCGTCCCCTCCCGCGGGTCGATCATCACCGGCCTCCACCCCTGCAGGCACGGGGCGAGGATCCTGCGCGACCCGCTGCCCAACGAGGCGCGGACGGTCGCCCACTACTTCAAGGATCACGGCTACGTCACCGGCGCGATCGGCAAGATGCACTTCGTCGACGAGACGCGGCGGCACGGCTTCGACCACAGGCTCTATCGAGCCGATCACGACAAGCGGCTCACCCAGGCGGAGCAGCAGGCGTTCCGGGACGATCAGTACGCGGCCTACCCCGCGGACGGCGGGTACGCGACCGGGCTCAGCGGCTCCGCCTCGACTCTGCCGGAGAGGTACTTCCAGGACACCTTCTACGCCGAGGAGTCGGTCGCCTTTCTGCGCGAGAACAAGGACCGCCCCTTCTGCCTGTGGTCGTCGTTCTACATGCCGCATACGCCGCTGGTGCCGGCGAAGCAGTACTGGGACATGTACGACGGAGTGACTCTCAGTCTGCCCGAGCGTTCGGATCGGGAGCTGCAGGACGGCTTCGAGGGGCACCTGATTCGCTCCAGGCAGCGCGGCTGGTACGACCAGAAGGACGACGATCTGCGTGACGCGATCCGCGGCTACTACGGCAACATCTCCCAGACGGACGCCAACGTCGGGCGGGTGTTCGACACGTTGCGCGAACTGGGGCTCGACAAGAACACGGTGGTCGTCTACACCTCGGACCACGGTGAGATGGCCGGCGCGCACCGCACGTGGACCAAGCACAATATGTACGAGCAGAGCGTCAGCGTGCCGCTTATCGTGCGCATGCCGGACCGGATGGAAGCCGGAACCGCCCGCACGCAACTCATCGAACACACCGATCTGCTCCCGACCCTGACCGAGCTGTGCGGGCTGGGGAGTCCCTCCTCCGGGATCGACGGCCGGAGCTTCGCGCCCCTGGTCCAGGGCGGGGCGTACACGCCGCGCGAGCACGCCTACTCGGAGTACTACTTCTGCCATCGCAGCTTCACGGTGGACGACCGCTACGTCGGCAAGCCGCCCATCCTGATGGTGCGCACCGGCAAGTGGAAGCTCAACTACCTGAGCTGGGCGCGGTCGGAGTTGTACGACCTCGAGGCCGATCCGGGAGAATTCAACAACGTGATCGACGACACCGGCAACTCCGGCATCGTCAGGGAGCTGACCGCCGTCGCCGAGCGTCTCTACGCTGGTTGA
- a CDS encoding TonB-dependent receptor codes for MTTSTSRTCIWILAVSLCALPLSADGPQTGTIDGRILDAEGEGLPGATVTLEGPQRTTSTISDAEGRYRFALLQAGEFTVTAVLEGLGSAELATTLNPGERRGVDLTLQGGTVEEITVLGEAPLVSKYETGSISAMKSEVVENAAFATRNYTATIRALPGVVNIGEFDYLPAINGGIQNETQVLVDGVDTSNTRRLGEARLIMPASALSETSVESMGFGAEYGRATGGIINSTVKTGTNVFHGDALYVGQNPKWRAEDQFGLERPDEQINSYEASLGGPIYRERAWFFAAHAELTDNRVDRLGSGEITDTSRSSQPRILKLNYQPNDRHQLAGTWVDSRGDGIANPAVTGNLAAITNRPLYANVLTASWSFAATNSTFIEVKVSERKDLFPRTLKHPKDPDDLCPECSDNPGDNNFRYRDTAQRNVRFNGVVSGNGIGFNDFPRDTAHGSATIFKGRNEIKFGIDIQDIAFTNYGNVGKEYRGRNFCLECPGGYVTPQRMRVFQESLPSHSEGVESSAYVQDRLDIGDRWSLHMGVRYDAETIDNDVGTRVHDDNNLAPRLTAVYDVNADGRLLVRGSIGRYYQNIGLDFAFREFSVLPTGQQSYDEFNWNPATLRYDRFRVSRRPAGETQTLQPVDHPYKDQVALGVEWQISRDWVFKSNVVVHETKDLFFGNDQFTADGLGIVRVVRNWPGAFREYEALSVELNRRFRDGWAFRSNLTIGDATGNTANSNTNSNLFEGLGGIEVGTGATNVTTRFQDGRLGHDIDRLNIVAMKRLDLGEHAVTLGGFFAASTGRYFGPTNATTVAHPVTGLEIDTVAFTAPRDGQQLDDIYTLDLSAMWSFPIRGRMEGTLGFEAANITDEQNVLQVDTNTLAPINSLAAWQLPREFRLKAGFRF; via the coding sequence GTGACCACCAGCACCTCTCGAACCTGCATCTGGATTCTTGCCGTGAGCCTGTGTGCGTTGCCGCTATCGGCCGACGGCCCGCAGACGGGGACGATCGACGGCCGCATTCTCGACGCCGAGGGGGAGGGCTTGCCCGGAGCCACGGTGACCCTCGAGGGTCCTCAGAGAACGACGAGCACCATCTCCGATGCCGAGGGGCGCTATCGCTTCGCGCTGCTGCAGGCCGGTGAGTTCACCGTCACCGCGGTGCTAGAGGGGCTGGGATCGGCCGAGCTTGCGACGACGCTCAATCCGGGTGAACGCCGGGGTGTCGACCTGACCCTGCAAGGGGGCACTGTGGAAGAGATCACGGTCCTCGGCGAGGCGCCGCTGGTGTCGAAGTACGAGACCGGCTCCATCAGCGCGATGAAGTCGGAAGTGGTCGAGAACGCCGCCTTCGCCACCCGCAACTACACTGCCACCATCCGCGCGCTGCCGGGGGTGGTCAACATCGGTGAGTTCGACTACCTGCCCGCGATCAACGGCGGCATTCAGAACGAGACGCAGGTCCTGGTCGATGGCGTGGATACCTCGAACACCAGGCGGCTGGGGGAGGCGCGCCTGATCATGCCGGCGTCGGCGCTGTCGGAGACCAGTGTTGAATCGATGGGCTTCGGCGCCGAATACGGCCGGGCGACCGGCGGCATCATCAACTCGACCGTCAAGACCGGCACCAACGTGTTTCACGGCGATGCCCTCTACGTCGGCCAGAATCCGAAGTGGAGAGCCGAGGACCAGTTCGGGCTGGAGCGGCCTGACGAGCAGATCAACAGCTACGAGGCGTCGCTGGGCGGGCCCATTTACCGGGAGAGGGCGTGGTTCTTCGCCGCTCACGCCGAGTTGACCGACAACAGGGTCGACCGATTGGGGAGCGGCGAGATTACCGACACCAGTCGAAGCTCGCAGCCGCGCATCCTCAAGCTCAACTACCAGCCCAACGATCGGCACCAGTTGGCAGGCACGTGGGTCGATTCGCGCGGCGACGGCATCGCCAACCCCGCTGTCACCGGCAACCTTGCCGCCATCACGAACCGTCCGCTCTACGCCAACGTACTGACTGCGAGCTGGAGCTTCGCCGCCACGAACTCGACCTTCATCGAGGTCAAGGTGTCCGAGCGCAAGGATCTCTTTCCTCGCACTCTCAAACACCCCAAGGACCCGGACGACCTTTGCCCCGAGTGCTCCGACAATCCGGGCGACAACAATTTCCGCTACCGCGATACGGCGCAGAGGAACGTTCGCTTCAACGGCGTGGTGAGCGGGAACGGGATCGGCTTCAACGACTTTCCCCGCGACACGGCCCATGGCTCGGCGACCATCTTCAAGGGGCGCAACGAGATCAAGTTCGGCATCGACATCCAGGACATTGCCTTCACCAACTATGGCAACGTGGGCAAGGAGTATCGCGGCCGGAACTTCTGTCTTGAGTGCCCCGGAGGCTACGTGACACCGCAGCGGATGCGGGTCTTCCAGGAGTCCCTGCCGTCCCACAGCGAGGGTGTCGAGAGCTCGGCCTATGTGCAGGACCGGCTCGACATCGGTGATCGCTGGAGCCTCCACATGGGCGTGCGCTACGACGCCGAGACGATCGACAACGACGTCGGCACGCGGGTCCACGATGACAACAACCTGGCGCCGCGCCTGACGGCCGTCTACGACGTCAATGCCGACGGCAGGCTGCTGGTGCGCGGGAGCATCGGACGCTACTACCAGAACATCGGCCTGGATTTCGCCTTTCGCGAGTTCAGCGTGCTACCCACCGGGCAGCAGAGCTACGACGAGTTCAACTGGAACCCCGCCACCCTGCGCTACGACCGCTTCCGCGTGAGCAGGAGGCCGGCGGGCGAGACCCAGACGCTGCAGCCCGTAGATCATCCGTACAAGGATCAGGTTGCGTTGGGAGTGGAGTGGCAGATCTCTCGCGACTGGGTGTTCAAGTCGAACGTGGTGGTGCACGAGACCAAGGACCTCTTCTTCGGCAACGACCAGTTCACCGCTGACGGTCTGGGGATCGTTCGCGTGGTGCGCAACTGGCCCGGCGCTTTCCGCGAGTACGAGGCCCTCAGCGTCGAGCTCAATCGCAGATTCCGCGACGGTTGGGCGTTCCGCTCCAACCTGACCATCGGCGACGCCACAGGAAACACGGCAAACTCAAACACCAACTCCAACCTCTTCGAGGGCCTCGGCGGCATCGAGGTGGGCACCGGCGCGACCAACGTCACCACCAGATTCCAGGACGGGAGGCTGGGTCACGATATCGATCGGCTGAACATCGTCGCCATGAAGCGTCTGGATCTGGGCGAGCACGCCGTGACACTGGGCGGCTTCTTCGCGGCGAGCACCGGCCGGTACTTCGGCCCGACGAATGCCACCACCGTGGCGCATCCGGTGACCGGCCTCGAGATCGACACCGTGGCCTTCACGGCGCCTCGGGACGGCCAGCAGTTGGACGACATCTACACGCTCGACCTGTCGGCCATGTGGTCCTTCCCGATCAGGGGCCGGATGGAGGGGACTCTCGGTTTCGAGGCCGCCAACATCACCGACGAGCAGAATGTGCTCCAAGTCGACACGAACACCCTCGCGCCGATCAACTCGCTCGCGGCCTGGCAGCTGCCGCGCGAGTTCCGCCTCAAGGCCGGGTTCCGCTTCTAA
- a CDS encoding phytanoyl-CoA dioxygenase family protein gives MAGRDDKARERVLASIAELDLNENLLELETKGYTVLPGVLSEDRVERAKAAILRRVERTTGKKVDPDTATSDDFSGMAYQHYLIFEDPVFPEILLEPKPLAMITWLLGESCVLSSMGSHFRGPGGMPLSVHADGVRVGMTETSLVANCNYALTPYSREAGALVLFPGSHRKQRQPTSHENWMAGHETVPAIMAKKLDREELDALEWTVPRGAVTMDLNPGDAAIWHGNSWHGGWRRELPGARINLAAYFCRPHLSTQERRGDTRYPEVFERYADEPRFARLMGEKIFNGWREEGPDFTGAKTSPTGLFD, from the coding sequence ATGGCCGGCAGGGACGACAAAGCGCGCGAGCGGGTGCTGGCAAGCATCGCGGAGCTCGATCTCAACGAGAACCTGCTCGAGCTCGAGACCAAGGGGTACACGGTGCTCCCGGGCGTCCTGTCCGAAGACCGGGTCGAGCGCGCCAAGGCGGCCATCCTGCGGCGCGTTGAAAGGACCACGGGCAAGAAGGTCGATCCCGACACGGCCACGTCAGACGACTTCAGTGGTATGGCGTATCAGCACTACCTGATCTTCGAGGATCCGGTCTTCCCCGAGATCCTGCTGGAGCCGAAGCCGCTCGCGATGATCACCTGGCTGCTTGGTGAGAGTTGCGTGTTGTCTTCCATGGGCAGTCACTTTCGTGGGCCCGGTGGCATGCCCCTGTCGGTGCACGCCGACGGGGTTCGAGTCGGCATGACCGAGACGTCCCTGGTCGCCAACTGCAACTACGCGCTGACGCCCTACAGCCGGGAAGCGGGCGCGCTGGTGCTCTTCCCGGGCAGCCATCGAAAGCAGCGCCAGCCCACGTCCCACGAGAACTGGATGGCGGGCCACGAGACCGTTCCGGCGATCATGGCGAAGAAGCTCGATCGGGAAGAACTGGACGCCCTCGAGTGGACGGTGCCGCGAGGCGCCGTGACCATGGACCTCAATCCAGGAGATGCCGCGATTTGGCATGGCAACTCGTGGCACGGCGGTTGGCGACGGGAGTTGCCTGGCGCGCGGATCAATCTCGCAGCCTATTTCTGCCGGCCGCATCTCTCGACACAGGAGCGACGCGGCGATACCCGGTATCCCGAGGTGTTCGAGCGCTATGCCGACGAGCCCCGGTTCGCCCGCCTGATGGGAGAGAAGATCTTCAACGGCTGGCGTGAAGAAGGGCCCGACTTCACGGGCGCGAAGACTTCGCCCACCGGCCTGTTCGACTGA
- a CDS encoding formylglycine-generating enzyme family protein, whose amino-acid sequence MVRLDGGRFLMGTDSDDAIPGDGETPVREIFVDPFRIDACAVSNADFAAFVDATGYQTDSERLGWSFVFEGRLSRRLRRTAIEDRLPGAGWWCKISGADWRHPEGPGSSIARRQDHPVVQVSHHDAVAYCAWAGCRLPTEAEWEFAARGGVEQTAQPWGDELEPDGEHRCNVWQGSFPNRDLGLDGYRGTCPVDAFEPNGFGLYNVCGNVWDWCADWWSAHPAAPSTRNPRGPVSGTARVTRGGSYLCHVSYCSRYRLSARTHNTPDSAAGHMGFRCAADVG is encoded by the coding sequence ATGGTCCGTCTCGACGGCGGCCGGTTCCTCATGGGCACCGACTCGGACGATGCCATACCGGGCGACGGCGAGACCCCGGTGCGCGAGATCTTCGTCGACCCGTTTCGCATCGACGCCTGCGCCGTCTCCAACGCCGACTTCGCCGCCTTCGTCGACGCGACCGGCTACCAGACCGACAGCGAGCGGCTGGGCTGGTCCTTCGTCTTCGAGGGTCGCCTGTCGCGCAGGCTCCGGCGCACGGCGATCGAGGACCGTCTGCCGGGCGCGGGTTGGTGGTGCAAGATCAGCGGCGCCGACTGGCGTCATCCCGAGGGACCGGGATCGTCGATCGCCCGGCGCCAGGACCATCCCGTCGTCCAGGTGTCGCATCACGACGCCGTTGCCTACTGCGCGTGGGCGGGATGCCGGCTCCCGACCGAGGCGGAGTGGGAGTTCGCGGCTCGCGGAGGAGTGGAACAGACGGCGCAACCCTGGGGCGACGAGCTCGAGCCCGATGGCGAGCATCGCTGCAACGTCTGGCAGGGCAGCTTTCCCAATCGCGATCTCGGGCTCGACGGCTATCGCGGCACCTGCCCGGTCGACGCGTTCGAGCCCAACGGCTTCGGCCTCTACAACGTCTGCGGCAACGTCTGGGACTGGTGCGCCGACTGGTGGAGCGCGCATCCCGCCGCGCCAAGTACTCGCAATCCGCGGGGTCCCGTCAGCGGCACGGCACGCGTCACCCGCGGCGGGTCGTATCTCTGCCACGTCTCCTACTGCAGTCGCTACCGCCTGTCGGCCCGTACGCACAACACGCCCGACAGCGCGGCCGGACACATGGGCTTTCGCTGCGCCGCCGACGTTGGCTAG